A stretch of the Capsicum annuum cultivar UCD-10X-F1 chromosome 8, UCD10Xv1.1, whole genome shotgun sequence genome encodes the following:
- the LOC107845464 gene encoding RGS1-HXK1-interacting protein 1: MAAIAESSEANANSPSPSLLAESVKHEDKSNSLEEIVPWIDNAVQQAQLAKKTAENTFENAIQATKSRLDRILTTSSSHFNQTLDTLQDLKSDYRVYEDLVFGKISEGLLVAASHPLATTGAVLGVGAVGLKRPRRFLYYSAVRLFVSEQVLLSRAEAKVKELQKSVKLLKDTSVKLENEAVAAEGEMIRGRTKLRQAGKQIRSAIQSAYKIERQAAGLKDALKELPRKEASLFRSKVSSLASDVKKERNVLAKEVTKISNYGISI; this comes from the exons ATGGCGGCAATCGCCGAATCATCGGAAGCAAATGCAAACTCGCCGTCGCCGTCGTTACTAGCAGAAAGCGTTAAACATGAAGACAAGTCAAATTCCTTGGAAGAGATTGTTCCATGGATCGACAACGCAGTGCAACAGGCTCAGCTTGCTAAGAAGACCGCAGAAAACACATTCGAGAATGCAATTCAGGCGACCAAATCGCGTCTCGATCGTATTTTAACCACCTCCTCTTCTCactttaatcaaacactt GATACCTTGCAAGACCTGAAGTCTGACTATAGAGTGTATGAGGACTTGGTTTTTGGGAAGATCAGTG AGGGTCTTCTCGTTGCTGCTTCACACCCCCTAGCAACTACTGGAGCTGTTCTTGGTGTTGGAGCCGTGGGTCTGAAAC GGCCGAGACGTTTCTTGTATTATAGTGCTGTGCGGCTATTTGTGAGTGAACAG GTCTTGCTTTCTAGAGCAGAGGCAAAAGTCAAAGAATTACAGAAATCAGTTAAACTTCTGAAGGATACAAGTGTAAAGTTGGAG AATGAAGCGGTAGCAGCTGAAGGAGAGATGATACGAGGAAGGACAAAACTCAG GCAAGCAGGCAAACAAATCCGTAGTGCCATACAGTCAGCTTATAAGATAGAAAGGCAAGCTGCAG GTCTCAAAGATGCTCTTAAAGAGCTTCCTCGGAAAGAAGCTTCACTCTTCCGGTCAAAA GTTTCGAGTCTTGCTTCAGATGTAAAAAAGGAAAGGAATGTTCTCGCCAAGGAAGTTACAAAGATAAGCAATTATGGCATATCCATCTGA